Proteins from one Telopea speciosissima isolate NSW1024214 ecotype Mountain lineage chromosome 1, Tspe_v1, whole genome shotgun sequence genomic window:
- the LOC122650066 gene encoding uncharacterized protein LOC122650066 has translation MGKAVGALICLLIVVMDIVAGLLGIQAENAQNKVKHLRMWIFECREPSEDAFKLGLAAAAILAIAHVIANLLGGCICIFSKDELERSSANRQLAVACLFISWIMVVVGFAMLIIGALANSKSRDSCGFSHHHFLSIGGIVCFVHGLFCVAYYVSANATVGEEEKWNRKGSGGGAQMAERGHHAHRAQAHHP, from the exons ATGGGGAAAGCTGTAGGTGCTCTCATTTGTCTTTTAATCGTTGTTATGGACATTGTAGCAGGATTACTTGGCATTCAAGCCGAAAACGCACAGAACAAG GTGAAGCATTTAAGGATGTGGATTTTTGAGTGTAGAGAACCAAGTGAAGACGCGTTCAAGTTAGGATTGGCTGCAGCAGCAATTCTGGCTATAGCGCATGTAATTGCAAACTTGCTGGGTGGTTGCATCTGTATCTTTTCCAAAGACGAATTGGAGAGATCTTCTGCCAACAGGCAATTAGCAGTGGCTTGCCTCTTCATCTCATG GATAATGGTAGTCGTTGGATTTGCGATGCTGATCATAGGGGCATTGGCAAACTCAAAATCCAGGGACTCTTGTGGGTTTTCACATCATCATTTCCTGTCCATCGGAGGTATAGTATGCTTCGTTCATGGACTATTTTGTGTTGCTTATTATGTTTCTGCCAATGCCACCgtcggagaagaagaaaagtggaatCGCAAGGGAAGCGGAGGGGGTGCCCAAATGGCCGAAAGAGGGCACCATGCCCATAGAGCCCAAGCTCACCACCCTTAA